One stretch of Chryseobacterium fluminis DNA includes these proteins:
- a CDS encoding alpha/beta hydrolase-fold protein yields the protein MPHIEHTDYYSNLLGISIKVEITGHFGYPVIMFPTSQGQYTQNHDFHLNGSVNWFVEQGKIKLYNIQTIDSESFYNEQIPPQQRIRNYEKYVQFLIQEFVPYIQKIHKTHRVAVAGASFGGYHAANFAFRFPDVVSHLFSLSGAFSIRNFMDGYSDELVYFNCPREFVKNDEAWKYKHMHIVLSTSDQDICKDKNVEMADILRAKGIDCWYDEKNWISHDWPLWRMAFPTFIGAFFS from the coding sequence ATGCCTCATATAGAACACACAGATTATTATTCAAACCTATTAGGAATAAGCATTAAAGTCGAAATAACCGGACATTTCGGATATCCTGTTATTATGTTTCCGACTTCACAGGGACAGTATACTCAAAACCACGACTTCCATTTAAACGGAAGTGTCAACTGGTTTGTAGAACAGGGAAAAATTAAATTATATAATATCCAGACCATTGACAGCGAGAGTTTTTATAATGAGCAGATTCCTCCACAGCAGAGGATCCGAAATTACGAAAAGTATGTTCAGTTTCTGATCCAGGAATTTGTTCCATATATTCAGAAAATTCATAAAACACACCGGGTCGCTGTAGCAGGAGCAAGCTTCGGAGGATATCATGCTGCCAATTTTGCTTTTCGGTTTCCGGATGTTGTGTCACACTTATTCAGCCTGTCAGGTGCTTTCAGCATCAGAAATTTTATGGACGGATATTCTGACGAACTGGTTTATTTCAATTGTCCGAGGGAGTTTGTAAAAAATGACGAAGCCTGGAAATACAAGCATATGCATATTGTTTTAAGCACTTCCGACCAGGATATCTGTAAAGATAAAAATGTAGAAATGGCTGATATTTTAAGAGCCAAAGGAATTGATTGCTGGTATGATGAAAAAAATTGGATCAGCCACGACTGGCCCCTTTGGAGAATGGCTTTTCCAACATTTATCGGGGCTTTCTTTTCCTAG